The Microplitis mediator isolate UGA2020A chromosome 8, iyMicMedi2.1, whole genome shotgun sequence genome has a window encoding:
- the LOC130672934 gene encoding uncharacterized protein LOC130672934 isoform X2 → MGRDSRKVSRELRSSEKINKSRSVKRKNVFNPKTAERDESIQSTSSKKLKQNTEDDVPEDSSTEFRIINFIQVFTAISALIKCKKCDGNVVFQTASTRGLGFKIVVACNNCGNEYIPSCSFVGHSYEINRRFIFVMRILGIGYEGLCKFCGLMDMPSFLDKSTHTILLKQILNCSKAVAETFMTKAVNEEKQAMPTTENEDINHLTVSGDGTWQKRGYTSSFGVSSIIGYFTGKILDINIKSAYCKLCEYWKKKTNTVEFEEWYQSHEDVCSANHQGSSGKMEVDAMVEMFSYSETKYGVKYANYIGDGDSKTYSGIIKSDPYENTTVNKKECIGHVQKRMGSRLRTLKSKQKGLGGRGKLTGKLIDKLTVYYGLAIRRHCDSIENMKSAIMATFYHYGSSDEKPNHDMCPKGEESWCSYQRAEARGELDTFSHDYSPLPSDVLKAIKPIYEDLSNENLLSRCVGGFNQNNNESFNQLVWKICPKTS, encoded by the exons atgggacgtgattctagaaaggtttcaagagaacttcggagttctgaaaaaattaataagtcgcgttcagtcaaaagaaagaatgtttttaatccgaaaacagccgaacgtgatgaaagtattcagagtacatcttctaaaaaattaaaacaaaacactgaagatgatgtacctgaagacagcagtactgaatttcgaataataaattttattcaggtattcactgcaatttctgctcttataaaatgtaaaaaatgtgatggaaatgtagtgtttcaaacagcaagtacacgtgggctgggattcaaaattgtagttgcatgtaataactgtggaaatgaatatattccttcctgttctttcgttgggcattcttatgaaataaacagacgtttcatttttgtaatgagaatactaggaataggatacgaaggattgtgcaagttttgcggcctgatggacatgccgtcttttttagataaatctacgcatacaattttactgaaacagattttgaattgtagtaaagccgtcgcagaaaccttcatgacgaaagctgtgaatgaagaaaagcaagcaatgccaacaactgaaaatgaagatataaatcatctaactgtatcgggagatggaacctggcaaaaacggggatatacatcgtcatttggagtttcttctataattggctattttactggaaagattcttgacataaacattaaaagtgcatattgtaagctatgtgagtattggaaaaaaaaaacaaatactgttgagttcgaggaatggtatcaatcgcatgaagatgtgtgttctgctaatcatcaagggtcttctgggaaaatggaggtggatgcgatggtcgaaatgttttcgtattctgaaactaaatatggagttaagtatgccaactatattggtgatggtgactccaagacctattcaggaattataaaatcagatccttacgaaaatacaactgtaaataaaaaggaatgtatagggcatgtccaaaagcggatggggagtcgattacgtacgctgaagagtaaacaaaaaggtcttggtggtcgaggtaagctcacaggaaaattaatagacaaactaactgtgtactatggtttagcaatacgccggcattgtgattctattgaaaatatgaaatctgctataatggcaaccttttatcactacggctcgagtgatgaaaaaccgaatcatgatatgtgtccaaaaggcgaagaatcttggtgctcttaccagcgcgctgaagcaagaggagagcttgataccttttctcacgattattctcctttaccttctgatgttttaaaagctatcaagcctatatacgaagatcttagtaatgaaaatttactttcaagatgtgtaggtggattcaatcagaataataatgaaagctttaaccaactagtatggaaaatatgcccaaaaacg tcttga
- the LOC130672934 gene encoding uncharacterized protein LOC130672934 isoform X1 encodes MGRDSRKVSRELRSSEKINKSRSVKRKNVFNPKTAERDESIQSTSSKKLKQNTEDDVPEDSSTEFRIINFIQVFTAISALIKCKKCDGNVVFQTASTRGLGFKIVVACNNCGNEYIPSCSFVGHSYEINRRFIFVMRILGIGYEGLCKFCGLMDMPSFLDKSTHTILLKQILNCSKAVAETFMTKAVNEEKQAMPTTENEDINHLTVSGDGTWQKRGYTSSFGVSSIIGYFTGKILDINIKSAYCKLCEYWKKKTNTVEFEEWYQSHEDVCSANHQGSSGKMEVDAMVEMFSYSETKYGVKYANYIGDGDSKTYSGIIKSDPYENTTVNKKECIGHVQKRMGSRLRTLKSKQKGLGGRGKLTGKLIDKLTVYYGLAIRRHCDSIENMKSAIMATFYHYGSSDEKPNHDMCPKGEESWCSYQRAEARGELDTFSHDYSPLPSDVLKAIKPIYEDLSNENLLSRCVGGFNQNNNESFNQLVWKICPKTKEWMLHVSK; translated from the exons atgggacgtgattctagaaaggtttcaagagaacttcggagttctgaaaaaattaataagtcgcgttcagtcaaaagaaagaatgtttttaatccgaaaacagccgaacgtgatgaaagtattcagagtacatcttctaaaaaattaaaacaaaacactgaagatgatgtacctgaagacagcagtactgaatttcgaataataaattttattcaggtattcactgcaatttctgctcttataaaatgtaaaaaatgtgatggaaatgtagtgtttcaaacagcaagtacacgtgggctgggattcaaaattgtagttgcatgtaataactgtggaaatgaatatattccttcctgttctttcgttgggcattcttatgaaataaacagacgtttcatttttgtaatgagaatactaggaataggatacgaaggattgtgcaagttttgcggcctgatggacatgccgtcttttttagataaatctacgcatacaattttactgaaacagattttgaattgtagtaaagccgtcgcagaaaccttcatgacgaaagctgtgaatgaagaaaagcaagcaatgccaacaactgaaaatgaagatataaatcatctaactgtatcgggagatggaacctggcaaaaacggggatatacatcgtcatttggagtttcttctataattggctattttactggaaagattcttgacataaacattaaaagtgcatattgtaagctatgtgagtattggaaaaaaaaaacaaatactgttgagttcgaggaatggtatcaatcgcatgaagatgtgtgttctgctaatcatcaagggtcttctgggaaaatggaggtggatgcgatggtcgaaatgttttcgtattctgaaactaaatatggagttaagtatgccaactatattggtgatggtgactccaagacctattcaggaattataaaatcagatccttacgaaaatacaactgtaaataaaaaggaatgtatagggcatgtccaaaagcggatggggagtcgattacgtacgctgaagagtaaacaaaaaggtcttggtggtcgaggtaagctcacaggaaaattaatagacaaactaactgtgtactatggtttagcaatacgccggcattgtgattctattgaaaatatgaaatctgctataatggcaaccttttatcactacggctcgagtgatgaaaaaccgaatcatgatatgtgtccaaaaggcgaagaatcttggtgctcttaccagcgcgctgaagcaagaggagagcttgataccttttctcacgattattctcctttaccttctgatgttttaaaagctatcaagcctatatacgaagatcttagtaatgaaaatttactttcaagatgtgtaggtggattcaatcagaataataatgaaagctttaaccaactagtatggaaaatatgcccaaaaacg aaagaatggatgctgcacgtatcaaagtag